In one Sesamum indicum cultivar Zhongzhi No. 13 linkage group LG12, S_indicum_v1.0, whole genome shotgun sequence genomic region, the following are encoded:
- the LOC105175090 gene encoding phosphoglycerate kinase, cytosolic-like: MATKKSVGSLKEADLKGKRVLVRVDLNVPLDDNLKITDDTRIRAAVPTIKYLMEHGAKVILTTHLGRPKGVTPKYSLKPLVPRLSELLGLEVKMADDCIGEEVEKLVAGLPEGGVLLLENVRFYKEEEKNDPEFAKKLASLADLYVNDAFGTAHRAHASTEGVAKYLKPSVAGFLMQKELDYLVGAVSNPKKPFAAIVGGSKVSTKIGVIESLLEKVDILLLGGGMIFTFYKAQGHAVGSSLVEADKLDLATSLIEKAKAKGVSLLLPSDVVIADKFAADANSKVVPASQIPDGWMGLDIGPDSIKSFGEALETTKTIIWNGPMGVFEFDKFAAGTEAIAKKLAELSGKGVTTIIGGGDSVAAVEKVGLADKMSHISTGGGASLELLEGKTLPGVLALNDA; encoded by the exons ATGGCGACGAAGAAGAGCGTGGGTTCTTTGAAGGAAGCCGATCTGAAGGGGAAGAGAGTTCTCGTGAGAGTGGATCTGAACGTGCCGTTGGATGATAACTTGAAGATTACTGATGACACCAGAATTAGAGCCGCCGTCCCCACTATTAAGTACTTGATGGAGCATGGAGCTAAAGTCATTCTCACCACTCACCTC GGGCGTCCAAAAGGAGTCACCCCAAAGTACAGTTTGAAGCCTCTTGTTCCTAGACTCTCTGAACTTCTTGGACTTGAG GTTAAGATGGCTGATGACTGTATTGGCGAAGAGGTCGAGAAGTTGGTGGCTGGGTTGCCAGAGGGAGGTGTTCTTCTCCTGGAGAATGTCAGATTTTACAAAGAAGAGGAGAAGAATGATCCTGAGTTTGCAAAAAAGCTTGCTTCCCTTGCGGACTTGTATGTTAATGATGCATTTGGAACTGCACACAGAGCTCATGCTTCAACAGAGGGAGTGGCCAAATATCTGAAGCCTTCTGTTGCAGGATTCCTGATGCAGAAG GAGCTTGATTATCTAGTTGGAGCTGTGTCCAACCCCAAGAAGCCATTTGCTGCAATTGTTGGTGGCTCCAAGGTCTCTACTAAAATTGGTGTCATAGAGTCACTGTTAGAGAAGGTAGACATCCTCTTGCTTGGTGGAGGGATGATCTTTACCTTCTACAAAGCTCAAGGACATGCTGTAGGGTCCTCACTTGTGGAGGCTGACAAGCTTGATCTTGCAACTTCTCTTATAGAGAAGGCCAAGGCTAAGGGGGTATCTCTTCTGCTACCTTCAGATGTAGTTATTGCTGACAAGTTTGCCGCTGATGCTAACAGCAAG GTTGTTCCAGCATCTCAAATTCCTGATGGATGGATGGGTTTAGATATTGGACCAGACAGTATTAAGTCATTCGGTGAAGCACTGGAGACCACCAAGACCATAATCTGGAATGGGCCTATGGGTGTGTTTGAATTTGACAAGTTTGCAGCAGGAACAGAG GCTATCGCCAAGAAATTGGCTGAACTTAGTGGTAAAGGAGTGACCACAATCATCGGAGGAGGTGACTCTGTAGCAGCTGTTGAGAAGGTCGGTCTGGCTGATAAGATGAGCCATATCTCAACTGGAGGTGGTGCCAGCTTGGAACTTCTTGAGGGGAAAACACTCCCTGGAGTCCTTGCCCTTAATGACGCATAA
- the LOC105175089 gene encoding uncharacterized protein LOC105175089 yields MNECWQLTHNVLAKNFFLRCGKEDLCQMPVYHKVADFLLIEPLKFSNFVTIRLELHLQACTGCAMAFMGVYPNLYISLPHKIIKLRKSFKLFFQAPPPTSFASCKLRSIFTHFVSQHDAITSHAEVPSSSASDGSPFSGLEDVMTGYIFGKRKATEVAHAVWKNVVRKGDLVIDATCGNGYDTLAMLRLIADDTRRGRVYAMDLQKDALESTSSLLDCSVSADERELIELYAMCHTKMEDIVPAGNAVRLVAFNLGYLPGGDKRIKTESETTLLALEAAKRILAPGGLISVLAYVGHSGGWEEFEIVQSFGAGLPIDNWVCCKLQMLNRPLAPVLLLLSKK; encoded by the exons ATGAACGAATGTTGGCAGCTGACTCATAATGTGCTAGCAAAGAATTTCTTTCTTCGATGTGGGAAGGAAGATCTTTGCCAAATGCCGGTCTACCACAAAGTTGCGGACTTCTTACTCATAGAACCCCTTAAATTTTCGAATTTCGTGACCATCAGGTTGGAGCTGCACCTTCAAGCGTGTACCGGATGTGCTATGGCTTTCATGGGAGTTTACCCAAATCTATACATTTCATTGCCCcacaaaatcattaaattacGAAAGAGCTTCAAGTTGTTCTTCCAGGCGCCGCCCCCAACGTCCTTCGCTTCATGCAAATTACGCTCAATTTTCACGCATTTCGTTTCTCAACACGATGCTATTACCTCCCATGCTGAAGTTCCTTCCTCCAGTGCATCTGATGGTTCCCCCTTCTCAG GGTTAGAAGATGTAATGACAGGATACATATTCGGCAAGAGAAAGGCCACTGAAGTTGCTCACGC GGTGTGGAAGAATGTTGTCCGGAAAGGGGATTTGGTCATCGACGCCACTTGTGGGAATGGATATGATACCCTAGCTATGCTAAGATTGATTGCTGATGATACGCGGAGAGGTCGTGTTTATGCAATGGACCTTCAGAAAGATGCTTTAGAAAGTACTTCCTCTTTGCTGGATTGCTCCGTTAGCGCTGATGAG AGAGAACTCATTGAACTTTATGCTATGTGTCATACTAAAATGGAAGACATTGTTCCTGCTGGCAATGCAGTGAG GCTTGTTGCGTTCAATTTGGGTTACCTTCCAGGAGGTGACAAAAGGATTAAGACTGAGTCAGAAACAACGTTACTTGCATTAGAGGCTGCCAAGAGAATACTTGCACCTGGAGGCCTCATCAGTGTACTGGCCTATGTCGGCCACTCTGGTGGATG GGAGGAGTTTGAGATAGTCCAGTCTTTTGGAGCAGGATTACCTATCGACAATTGGGTCTGCTGTAAACTCCAAATGTTGAACCGGCCATTAGCTCCTGTACTTCTCCTATTATCAAAGAAATGA
- the LOC105175092 gene encoding phosphoglycerate kinase, chloroplastic (The sequence of the model RefSeq protein was modified relative to this genomic sequence to represent the inferred CDS: added 37 bases not found in genome assembly), translated as MASTAASPAFCGIPKASTSTSAARASIPATRFLAKNPLRGLGFSAAAAEPLLSHHVATKLRSFGSSSAKPVRGVASMAKKSVGDLTAADLKGKKVFVRADLNVPLDDNQNITDDTRIRAAVPTIKHLISNGAKVILSTHLGRPKGVTPKYSLAPLVPRLSELLGIQVVKADDCIGPEVEKLVASLPEGGVLLLENVRFYKEEEKNEPEFAKKLASLADLYVNDAFGTAHRAHASTEGVTKFLKPSVAGFLLQKELDYLVGAVSSPKRPFAAIVGGSKVSSKIGVIESLLEKCDILLLGGGMIFTFYKAQGLSVGSSLVEEDKLELATSLLEKAKAKGVSLLLPTDVVIADKFAPDANSKVVPASAIPDGWMGLDIGPDSVKTFSDALETTKTVIWNGPMGVFEFDKFAVGTEAIANKLAELSGKGVTTIIGGGDSVAAVEKVGVASVMSHISTGGGASLELLEGKELPGVLALDEATPVAV; from the exons ATGGCGTCCACAGCTGCATCGCCGGCCTTCTGCGGCATCCCAAAGGCCTCCACCTCAACCTCCGCCGCCAGGGCTTCCATCCCCGCCACCCGTTTCCTCGCCAAGAACCCACTCCGAGGCCTGGGCTtctccgccgccgccgccgaaCCCCTGCTCTCTCATCACGTTGCCACTAAGCTGCGGTCATTTGGGAGCTCTTCCGCCAAGCCCGTCAGAGGGGTTGCCTCCATGGCGAAGAAGAGCGTTGGGGACCTCACCGCCGCTGACCTCAAGGGCAAAAAGGTCTTTGTCAGGGCTGACCTCAATGTGCCTCTTGATGATAACCAGAACATCACCGATGATACTAGGATTAGAGCTGCTGTACCCACAATCAAGCATCTGATCAGCAATGGTGCCAAAGTCATTCTTTCCACTCACTTG GGACGGCCAAAAGGTGTTACACCAAAATACAGTCTTGCACCTCTGGTTCCCAGGCTATCCGAACTGCTTGGTATTCAG GTTGTGAAGGCCGATGACTGCATTGGTCCAGAGGTTGAAAAATTGGTGGCTTCACTACCTGAAGGTGGTGTCCTCCTCCTCGAGAATGTGAGGTTTTacaaagaggaagaaaagaatgagCCTGAGTTTGCAAAGAAGCTCGCCTCATTGGCTGATCTCTACGTGAATGATGCATTTGGTACTGCCCACAGAGCACACGCCTCTACGGAGGGAGTTACAAAGTTCTTGAAGCCTTCTGTTGCTGGTTTCCTTCTACAAAAG GAGCTGGACTATCTTGTTGGGGCAGTTTCAAGCCCAAAGAGACCATTTGCTGCCATTGTGGGTGGTTCAAAGGTCTCCTCCAAGATTGGAGTAATTGAATCGCTTCTCGAAAAGTGTGATATATTGCTATTGGGAGGAGGAATGATATTTACATTTTACAAAGCACAAGGACTGTCGGTAGGATCATCGCTGGTAGAAGAAGACAAGCTAGAACTTGCGACTTCACTCCTTGAGAAGGCCAAGGCGAAGGGAGTGAGTCTCTTGCTACCCACTGATGTGGTTATAGCTGACAAGTTCGCTCCAGATGCGAATAGCAAG GTCGTGCCAGCATCTGCCATTCCAGATGGCTGGATGGGTTTGGATATTGGACCAGATTCTGTAAAGACATTCAGTGATGCCCTGGAGACTACAAAAACTGTTATTTGGAACGGACCAATGGGAGTGTTTGAGTTTGACAAGTTTGCCGTTGGCACAGAG GCAATTGCAAATAAACTAGCTGAACTTAGTGGGAAGGGAGTCACCACAATTATTGGTGGTGGAGACTCCGTTGCAGCTGTTGAGAAAGTCGGAGTCGCTAGCGTGATGAGCCACATATCTACGGGTGGC CTGGCGTTCTTGCCCTTGACGAAGCCACTCCAGTTGCCGTGTAA